A region of Bacillus cabrialesii DNA encodes the following proteins:
- a CDS encoding aspartate kinase, with protein sequence MKVVKFGGSSLASGAQLEKVFHIVTSDPARKAVVVSAPGKRYAEDTKVTDLLIACAEQYLASGSAPELAEAVVERYALIANELQLEQTIIGKIRDDLFTLLEGDKSNPEQYLDAVKASGEDNNAKLIAAYFRHKGVKAEYVNPKDAGLFVTNEPGNAQVLPESYQNLYRLRERDGLIIFPGFFGFSEAGDVITFSRSGSDITGSILANGLQADLYENFTDVDAVYSVNPSFVENPKEISELTYREMRELSYAGFSVFHDEALIPAFRAGIPVQIKNTNNPSAQGTRVVSKRDNTNGPVVGIASDTGFCSIYISKYLMNREIGFGRKALQILEEHGLTYEHVPSGIDDMTIILREGQMDAATERSVIKRIEEDLHADEVIVEHHLALIMVVGEAMRHNVGTTARAAKALSEAKVNIEMINQGSSEVSMMFGVKEAEERKAVQALYHEFFAGVLIS encoded by the coding sequence ATGAAGGTCGTTAAATTCGGAGGCAGCTCACTCGCATCAGGCGCCCAGCTTGAAAAGGTGTTTCACATCGTAACCTCAGATCCGGCTCGGAAAGCTGTAGTCGTATCAGCTCCGGGAAAACGCTATGCCGAGGATACGAAAGTGACTGATCTCTTAATCGCATGCGCAGAACAATATTTGGCATCAGGCAGCGCCCCTGAACTGGCGGAAGCTGTTGTGGAACGGTATGCCCTCATCGCAAATGAGCTTCAGCTGGAGCAAACCATTATCGGCAAAATCCGCGATGATTTGTTTACGCTTTTAGAAGGAGATAAAAGCAATCCCGAGCAGTATCTTGACGCGGTGAAAGCCAGCGGAGAGGATAACAACGCCAAGCTCATCGCCGCCTATTTCCGCCATAAAGGCGTCAAAGCGGAATATGTGAACCCAAAGGATGCCGGCCTTTTTGTGACAAATGAACCCGGCAACGCTCAAGTTCTTCCTGAATCCTATCAAAACCTCTATCGTCTTCGGGAACGTGACGGTCTCATCATTTTTCCCGGTTTTTTCGGATTCAGCGAGGCAGGCGATGTGATCACATTCTCACGGAGCGGTTCTGATATTACCGGTTCGATTCTTGCCAACGGGCTTCAAGCTGATTTGTACGAAAACTTTACGGACGTGGACGCTGTGTACTCTGTCAATCCGTCCTTCGTTGAAAATCCGAAGGAAATCAGCGAGCTGACATACAGAGAGATGCGGGAGCTGTCCTACGCTGGCTTTTCGGTATTTCATGATGAAGCGCTCATTCCGGCATTCAGAGCGGGGATTCCCGTACAAATCAAAAATACGAATAACCCGTCAGCACAAGGCACCCGTGTCGTCAGCAAGCGGGATAACACAAACGGGCCTGTCGTCGGCATTGCCAGCGATACCGGTTTTTGCAGCATTTATATCAGCAAGTATTTAATGAACAGAGAAATCGGATTTGGCCGCAAAGCCCTTCAAATCTTGGAGGAGCACGGTTTGACGTATGAGCATGTTCCATCGGGAATTGATGACATGACCATCATCTTGCGGGAGGGTCAAATGGACGCCGCCACTGAACGCAGCGTGATCAAACGAATCGAAGAAGATCTGCACGCCGACGAAGTGATTGTCGAGCATCATCTCGCGCTGATTATGGTTGTAGGAGAAGCGATGCGCCACAATGTCGGCACAACGGCGAGAGCGGCCAAAGCATTATCAGAGGCAAAAGTGAATATCGAAATGATCAACCAGGGATCTTCCGAGGTAAGCATGATGTTCGGCGTGAAAGAAGCCGAAGAAAGAAAAGCCGTCCAAGCGTTATACCATGAATTTTTCGCTGGCGTGCTGATCTCTTAA
- the yclN gene encoding petrobactin ABC transporter permease YclN yields MKLRYLFILLIILAVTSVFIGVEDLSPLDLFDLSKQEASTLFASRSPRLISIVIAGLSMSICGLIMQQISRNKFVSPTTAGTMDWARLGILISLLLFTSASPLMKMLVAFVFALAGNFLFMKILERIKFNDTIFIPLVGLMLGNIVSSIATFIAYKYDLIQNVSSWLQGDFSLVVKGRYELLYLSIPLVIIAYVYADKFTLAGMGESFSVNLGLKYKRVVNIGLIIVSLITSLVILTVGMLPFLGLIIPNIVSIYRGDNLKNSLPHTALLGAVFVLFCDILGRIIIFPYEISIGLMVGIIGSGIFLFMLLRRKAYA; encoded by the coding sequence ATGAAGCTACGTTACTTATTTATTCTACTTATCATACTAGCAGTCACATCTGTATTTATCGGCGTGGAAGATCTGTCGCCGCTTGATCTCTTCGATTTAAGCAAACAAGAGGCGTCAACGCTGTTTGCCAGCCGTTCGCCGCGATTGATCAGCATTGTCATCGCGGGCTTAAGCATGAGCATCTGCGGTTTGATTATGCAGCAGATCAGCAGAAACAAATTCGTGTCACCGACGACGGCGGGCACGATGGATTGGGCGAGGCTCGGCATTTTAATATCCCTGCTGCTGTTTACATCCGCCAGTCCTTTAATGAAAATGCTGGTTGCGTTTGTCTTTGCCCTTGCAGGAAATTTCTTGTTTATGAAAATCCTTGAGAGAATCAAGTTCAACGACACGATCTTTATTCCGCTTGTCGGTTTAATGCTCGGGAATATCGTCAGTTCAATCGCGACATTTATCGCATATAAATATGACTTGATCCAGAATGTGTCATCATGGCTTCAGGGAGACTTCTCTTTAGTTGTGAAAGGGAGATATGAGCTTCTTTATCTGAGTATTCCGCTCGTTATCATTGCCTATGTGTATGCGGATAAATTCACATTGGCCGGTATGGGAGAAAGCTTTTCTGTCAACCTGGGCCTGAAGTACAAACGGGTTGTGAACATCGGGCTCATTATCGTGTCCCTGATCACGTCTCTTGTCATTTTGACTGTCGGTATGCTTCCATTTCTCGGTTTAATCATCCCGAATATTGTATCGATTTACAGAGGAGACAATCTGAAGAATAGCCTGCCGCACACTGCGCTGTTGGGAGCGGTTTTTGTGCTGTTTTGCGATATATTGGGCAGAATCATTATCTTCCCTTACGAAATCTCGATTGGCCTGATGGTCGGAATCATCGGTAGCGGCATTTTCCTGTTTATGCTGTTAAGGAGAAAAGCATATGCGTAA
- the yclO gene encoding petrobactin ABC transporter permease YclO: MRNQIKIALLVGLAIVCVGLFLFYDLGNWDYTLPRRIKKVAAIVLTGGAIAFSTMIFQTITNNRILTPGILGLDSLYMLIQTGIIFLFGSANIVIMNKNINFIISVLLMILFSLVLYQIMFKGEGRNIFFLLLIGIVFGTLFSSLSSFMQMLIDPNEFQVVQDKMFASFNNINTDLLWLAFIIFLLTGVYVWRFTKFFDVLSLGREHAVNLGIDYDKVVKQMLIVVAILVSVSTALVGPIMFLGLLVVNLAREFLKTYKHSYLIAGSVFISIIALVGGQFVIEKVFTFSTTLSVIINFAGGIYFIYLLLKENKSW, from the coding sequence ATGCGTAACCAGATAAAAATCGCGTTGCTCGTTGGTTTAGCTATTGTGTGTGTCGGCTTGTTTCTGTTTTATGACTTAGGCAATTGGGATTACACCCTGCCGAGAAGAATCAAAAAGGTCGCTGCCATTGTGCTGACAGGGGGAGCGATTGCGTTTTCGACCATGATCTTTCAGACGATTACGAACAACCGCATCCTCACGCCGGGCATCTTGGGCCTTGATTCTCTTTACATGCTGATTCAGACCGGCATTATCTTTTTGTTCGGTTCTGCCAATATTGTCATCATGAATAAAAACATCAACTTTATCATCTCTGTACTGCTGATGATATTGTTTTCCCTTGTTCTGTATCAGATCATGTTCAAGGGAGAGGGAAGAAATATCTTTTTCCTTCTGCTCATCGGAATCGTGTTTGGCACGCTGTTCAGCAGCCTGTCTTCCTTTATGCAGATGCTGATTGATCCGAATGAGTTCCAAGTGGTGCAGGATAAGATGTTTGCCAGCTTTAACAACATCAATACGGATTTGTTATGGCTCGCGTTCATCATCTTCCTGCTGACAGGCGTTTATGTCTGGCGTTTCACAAAATTTTTCGATGTGCTGTCGCTCGGACGCGAGCACGCCGTCAATTTGGGCATTGACTATGACAAAGTGGTGAAGCAGATGCTGATCGTGGTTGCGATTCTTGTTTCTGTTTCAACAGCGCTAGTCGGGCCGATTATGTTCTTAGGCCTTCTTGTCGTCAACCTGGCGAGAGAATTCCTGAAAACGTATAAGCATTCATACTTAATCGCAGGCTCCGTTTTCATCAGCATCATTGCGCTGGTCGGAGGGCAGTTTGTGATTGAGAAAGTGTTCACCTTCTCAACGACGCTGAGCGTCATTATTAATTTTGCCGGCGGGATTTATTTTATCTACTTGCTGTTAAAGGAGAATAAATCATGGTAG